DNA sequence from the Gordonia polyisoprenivorans genome:
GTCGCGATGCAGCCCGGCCTGTGCGGTGGCATGTTGGGCCGCGTGCAGCCAGTCCAACGCGGGTCCGGTCGTACCGGTGAGCGTGTCCGTAATGGTCACGGCGACACCACCTCTCGGGTTGCGGCGATACTGGCCTGCGCCGCCGATGCCATGGCGCGCGTGATCACCTCGACGTCGTCGTCGGAGCACAGGAACGGCGGCATGGCATAGATCAGGGTGCGGAATGGTCGCAGCCATGCGCCGGCGTCGAGCGCGGCAGTGGTGGCGGCGGTCATGTCGACCGGCCGGTCGAGTTCGACGACGCCGATCGCGCCGAGGACCCGGACATCGCGGACACCGTCGAGGTGGCGCAGTGGGTCGAGTCCGCGGCGCAGGCCGTCCCGGATGCGGGTGACGTCGTCACGCCACGGGCGCGAGAGCAGCAGCTCGGTCGAGGCGACGGCGACCGCACACGCCAGCGGATTGGCCATGAACGTCGGGCCGTGGGCCAATCCGCCCGCCTCCCCGGAACTGATCACCTCCGCGATCTCCTCGGTACACAGGGTCGCGGCGAGGGTGAGGTATCCCCCGGTCAACGCCTTGCCGACACACATGATGTCGGGGGCGACGCCGGCCTGATCGGCGGCGAACATCGATCCGGTGCGGCCGAAGCCGGTGGCGATCTCGTCGAAGATCAACAGCACGCCCTCCTCGTCGCAGATGCGGCGCAGCGCGCGCAGGTGCGCCGGATCGTGAAAGCGCATGCCCCCGGCACCCTGGACGATCGGTTCGACGATGATCGCCGCGAGTTCGTCGCGATGGGCTGCGACGACGCCGGCGACGTCGGCGTCATAGGTGTCGTCGGCGTCCCGCGGCGGCGTCGGCACGAAGATCTGGTGGGCCAGGACGTCGGTCCACATGCTGTGCATCCCGCCGTCGGGGTCGCACACGCTCATCGGGGT
Encoded proteins:
- a CDS encoding adenosylmethionine--8-amino-7-oxononanoate transaminase; the encoded protein is MDQMSISRIDADHIWHPYGAFPPSTRPLVVTGASGVRLELADGRTVVDGMSSWWAAIHGYRHPVLDAAVRRQLDSMSHVMFGGLTHEPAARLAELLVELTPEPLRKVFFCDSGSVSVEVAVKMALQYWRGRGEPGRTRLLTWRGGYHGDTFTPMSVCDPDGGMHSMWTDVLAHQIFVPTPPRDADDTYDADVAGVVAAHRDELAAIIVEPIVQGAGGMRFHDPAHLRALRRICDEEGVLLIFDEIATGFGRTGSMFAADQAGVAPDIMCVGKALTGGYLTLAATLCTEEIAEVISSGEAGGLAHGPTFMANPLACAVAVASTELLLSRPWRDDVTRIRDGLRRGLDPLRHLDGVRDVRVLGAIGVVELDRPVDMTAATTAALDAGAWLRPFRTLIYAMPPFLCSDDDVEVITRAMASAAQASIAATREVVSP